One genomic region from Spirulina subsalsa PCC 9445 encodes:
- a CDS encoding PspA/IM30 family protein, giving the protein MGLFDRIGRVVRANLNDMVSKAEDPEKILEQSILDMQEDLVQLRQAVARAIATQKRTEQQYNKNQSEANTWQQRAQLALQKGDEGLAREALQRKKTSGDTAAQLKSQLEVQNNQVQTLKRNLVALESKISEAKTKKDMLKARVQAAKANEQLQSTISSMNTGSAMGAFERMEEKVLELEARSQAAHELGGVDLESQFAALESGTDVDDELAAMKAQMLGGSAPDQQALPQGTTPVANTTQNVEVVDAELEELRRQLNQ; this is encoded by the coding sequence ATGGGATTATTTGACCGGATTGGTAGAGTGGTTCGCGCTAACCTCAACGATATGGTGAGCAAAGCCGAGGATCCTGAGAAAATCCTTGAACAGTCGATTCTGGATATGCAGGAGGACTTGGTTCAACTACGCCAAGCCGTTGCCCGGGCGATCGCTACCCAAAAACGCACGGAACAACAGTACAACAAAAACCAAAGCGAGGCCAACACTTGGCAACAGCGCGCCCAACTCGCCTTACAAAAAGGGGATGAAGGGTTAGCCCGCGAGGCCTTACAACGCAAGAAAACGAGCGGAGATACGGCGGCTCAACTGAAATCTCAGTTAGAGGTTCAAAATAACCAAGTTCAAACCCTGAAGCGGAATTTGGTCGCCCTAGAGAGCAAAATTTCTGAGGCTAAAACCAAGAAAGATATGCTCAAGGCACGAGTTCAAGCGGCTAAGGCTAATGAACAACTCCAAAGCACGATTAGTTCTATGAACACCGGGAGTGCGATGGGGGCGTTTGAACGGATGGAGGAGAAGGTGCTGGAGTTGGAAGCGCGTTCTCAAGCCGCCCACGAGTTGGGGGGTGTGGATTTAGAAAGTCAGTTTGCTGCTTTGGAAAGTGGTACCGATGTTGATGATGAACTGGCGGCGATGAAGGCTCAAATGTTGGGTGGATCTGCCCCCGATCAACAGGCACTTCCCCAAGGCACGACTCCAGTCGCCAATACGACTCAAAATGTGGAGGTGGTAGACGCGGAATTAGAGGAACTCCGCCGTCAGTTGAATCAATAA
- a CDS encoding adenylate/guanylate cyclase domain-containing protein, with amino-acid sequence MVNDYPSPDALKAEIEQLRQENARLCQEKLDIEIVLENTVSHADFIESQLQRTNEQLAQEVKERQRALAALEAVLSVVKQDMRDLTILLANTTEHGDLMESLLYQQAEDVTRESEQRLAQFLEAIPVGVMVFDGVGKLYYMNRKAADLLGNSHFGDLTLEKMSEVCQLYVSDKPDLYPTQDLVAVKALEGQSTKADNLEIQRETVRIPIECWGTPIFDEEGKVIYALTAFQDITDRKNAEEVRVKLTNDLLELTQAYSRFVPKQFIHLLSKKSIIDVEIGDRIQKKMSVLFADIRDFTKLSEGMTPSENFLFLNSYLQEMDPIILDHHGFVDKYMGDGIMALFPRSADDAITASIYMLRALKQWNQQHQNSSFPPLKIGIAINTGDLMLGIVGGKNRMDGTVISDTVNLTFRIERLTQLYGVSLLISQYTFTQLKYLANYDIRIIDRVQVKGRVQPITIYEVFNSDPPSLRKKKRLTKTLFEQGITEYNLGNLAAATTLFEQCQAENPEDPVIDIYLERCRSLDG; translated from the coding sequence ATGGTGAATGATTACCCCTCCCCTGACGCTTTAAAAGCAGAGATTGAGCAACTACGTCAGGAAAATGCTCGTTTGTGTCAAGAAAAACTAGATATCGAGATTGTCTTAGAAAACACCGTCAGCCATGCGGATTTTATTGAGTCCCAATTGCAGCGCACCAACGAACAACTCGCCCAAGAAGTCAAAGAGCGTCAACGGGCTTTAGCCGCCTTAGAAGCGGTTTTATCGGTGGTTAAACAAGATATGCGGGATTTAACCATCCTGTTGGCCAATACCACCGAACACGGAGATTTAATGGAATCCTTGCTCTATCAACAAGCAGAAGATGTCACCCGAGAAAGTGAGCAACGATTAGCCCAATTTTTAGAAGCAATTCCCGTGGGGGTGATGGTGTTTGATGGAGTGGGCAAACTGTATTATATGAACCGGAAGGCTGCTGACTTATTAGGAAATAGTCACTTTGGGGATCTCACCTTAGAGAAAATGTCAGAAGTTTGTCAACTGTACGTTTCCGATAAACCTGATCTTTATCCGACTCAAGACTTAGTGGCGGTTAAGGCATTAGAGGGACAAAGTACAAAGGCCGATAATTTAGAAATTCAACGGGAAACGGTGCGGATTCCCATTGAATGCTGGGGAACGCCGATTTTTGATGAGGAAGGCAAGGTGATTTATGCTTTGACTGCTTTTCAAGATATTACGGATCGGAAGAATGCGGAGGAAGTTCGGGTTAAGTTAACCAATGATTTGTTAGAGTTAACCCAAGCCTATTCCCGGTTTGTGCCGAAACAATTTATTCACCTCCTCTCGAAAAAAAGCATTATTGATGTTGAAATTGGCGATCGCATTCAAAAGAAAATGTCGGTTCTCTTCGCCGATATCCGGGACTTTACCAAGCTTTCGGAAGGGATGACTCCCTCAGAAAATTTCCTCTTTCTCAACTCCTACTTACAGGAAATGGATCCCATTATCCTAGACCATCATGGGTTTGTGGATAAGTATATGGGAGATGGCATCATGGCCTTATTTCCCCGCAGTGCCGATGATGCCATTACCGCCAGCATTTATATGTTACGCGCTCTCAAACAGTGGAATCAACAGCACCAAAACTCTAGTTTCCCCCCCCTCAAAATCGGAATTGCGATTAACACCGGAGACTTAATGTTAGGTATTGTGGGGGGCAAAAATCGCATGGATGGCACGGTGATCAGTGATACTGTTAATTTGACCTTCCGCATTGAACGACTAACCCAACTCTATGGGGTGTCATTATTAATTTCCCAATATACATTTACCCAGCTCAAATATTTAGCAAATTATGACATTAGAATTATTGATCGAGTACAGGTTAAAGGACGAGTTCAACCCATTACCATCTATGAAGTCTTTAATTCTGATCCACCCAGTTTAAGGAAAAAAAAACGCCTGACTAAGACCTTGTTTGAGCAGGGAATCACCGAATACAATCTAGGAAATTTAGCCGCAGCAACTACCCTGTTTGAGCAATGTCAAGCGGAAAACCCAGAAGATCCAGTGATTGACATTTATTTGGAACGTTGTCGGAGTTTGGATGGTTGA
- a CDS encoding phosphatidate cytidylyltransferase, which produces MPWSRIISAIVAIALALGMLLAGSWYFTAGFMVIVLLGELEYFRLVRAKGINPAGKTTLVISQLLLITATFNPTLTDAFFPIGGTFICFYLLFQPTFASIADISTSILGLFYGGWLPSYWIRLRVGLESHPPILIATNPNALPQINIGLDPLPPAWWNINHFSPALKITLIAFACIWAADIGAYLMGKFFGKTRLSEISPKKTVEGAVFGILASALVGGWGAWYMQWNAWQISGILLGLLIGVVSLLGDLTESMMKRDAGVKDSGQLIPGHGGILDRTDSYVFTAPLIYYYVTLFLPLLPKTLF; this is translated from the coding sequence ATGCCTTGGTCACGGATTATTAGCGCTATTGTTGCGATCGCCCTTGCTTTAGGAATGCTCCTAGCCGGGAGTTGGTACTTTACCGCCGGGTTTATGGTCATTGTTCTTTTAGGAGAACTGGAATACTTCCGTCTAGTCAGGGCTAAGGGCATTAATCCGGCCGGAAAAACCACCCTAGTTATCTCTCAATTGCTGCTGATTACCGCCACCTTTAACCCCACCCTCACCGATGCCTTTTTCCCCATTGGCGGCACCTTCATCTGTTTTTATCTCCTCTTTCAGCCAACCTTCGCCTCCATTGCCGATATTTCCACCTCGATTTTAGGGTTATTTTATGGCGGTTGGTTGCCCAGTTATTGGATTCGCTTACGGGTGGGTTTAGAAAGTCATCCCCCGATTCTGATTGCCACCAATCCTAACGCCCTGCCCCAGATTAATATTGGTTTAGATCCCCTGCCCCCCGCTTGGTGGAATATTAATCATTTTTCCCCCGCCCTCAAAATCACCCTGATTGCTTTTGCCTGCATTTGGGCGGCCGATATTGGGGCTTATCTCATGGGTAAGTTTTTCGGCAAAACCCGTCTATCAGAAATTAGCCCGAAAAAAACCGTAGAAGGGGCAGTTTTTGGCATTCTCGCCAGTGCGTTAGTCGGGGGATGGGGCGCGTGGTATATGCAGTGGAACGCTTGGCAAATCAGCGGGATTTTGTTGGGGTTATTAATTGGGGTGGTGAGTTTATTGGGGGATCTCACCGAGTCTATGATGAAACGGGATGCAGGGGTGAAGGATTCAGGCCAACTCATCCCCGGTCATGGCGGTATTTTAGACCGAACGGATAGTTATGTGTTCACCGCGCCCTTAATTTATTACTATGTGACGCTGTTTTTGCCCCTATTGCCGAAAACCCTGTTTTGA
- the cbiT gene encoding precorrin-6Y C5,15-methyltransferase subunit CbiT translates to MLWPYRTPGIPDDLFEQLPGIPLSKREVRLLMLSYLRLETHSVVWDIGAGTGTIPIEIGLLCPKNNIVAVERDSDVANLIRRNCDRFGVKNVQVIEGNAPDCLENVQPRPQRVCLEGGRPIKTILEFVWDCLEPEGRLIATASNLETLYALSEGFAELQARNIEVVQPVINRLETRGNHQTFASVHPIFILSGEKL, encoded by the coding sequence ATGCTTTGGCCTTATAGAACCCCCGGCATCCCTGATGATTTATTTGAACAACTCCCCGGTATTCCCTTAAGTAAACGGGAAGTGCGTCTGTTGATGCTTTCTTACCTACGCTTAGAGACTCATTCCGTGGTCTGGGATATTGGAGCCGGGACTGGCACAATTCCCATTGAAATTGGGTTGCTCTGTCCTAAAAATAACATTGTTGCAGTGGAACGGGATAGTGATGTGGCCAATTTAATCCGGCGGAATTGCGATCGCTTTGGGGTGAAAAATGTGCAGGTGATTGAAGGCAATGCCCCCGACTGTCTGGAAAATGTCCAACCTCGCCCCCAGCGCGTTTGTTTAGAAGGAGGACGACCCATTAAAACGATTCTAGAGTTCGTTTGGGACTGTTTAGAACCCGAAGGCCGTTTAATTGCCACCGCGTCGAATTTAGAAACCCTCTACGCCCTCTCAGAAGGCTTTGCGGAACTCCAAGCGCGCAATATCGAAGTCGTTCAACCTGTGATTAATCGTTTAGAAACCCGGGGCAATCATCAAACCTTTGCCTCGGTTCACCCCATTTTTATCTTAAGTGGGGAGAAATTATAA
- a CDS encoding RNA-guided endonuclease InsQ/TnpB family protein, protein MYKAYKYRIYPTDEQKVSLAKAFGCCRWYWNLALDLCQKTYIETGKGLSRGYIQSLLPKLKKEYPWLTDAYSQSLQVVALNLSTAYKKFFEKRALSPRFKSKHGRQSLSYPANVKLEGDYIKIPGKIGLIYCRRHRELEGTIKTVTLSKNPDCKYYASVLVDDGKDAISPSVEGKAIGIDVGLTHFAITSDGSKYDNPRHFAKHQNNLKRKQKKLSRKQKGSQNRIKAKQKVAKVHSKIARCREDFLHKLSRKIVNENQVIAVENLNVKGMVKNPKLAKAISDVGWGMFTTMLKYKAEWEGKTYIEVDRFFASSKTCHVCLNRVDSLALEIRQWECQNCGTHHDRDLNAAQNIKNEALRILSLGTSDTAWGGNVRQPGKISVLLDAVPIESGSPILAPRQGGVVHDGKSRGNIQIMVKVGS, encoded by the coding sequence ATGTATAAGGCTTACAAGTATCGTATCTATCCTACTGACGAGCAAAAAGTATCCCTAGCTAAGGCGTTCGGATGCTGTCGTTGGTATTGGAATTTGGCGTTAGACTTGTGCCAAAAAACCTATATCGAGACGGGGAAAGGATTGTCTCGTGGATACATTCAAAGCCTGTTACCTAAACTAAAAAAGGAATATCCTTGGCTAACAGATGCCTACTCCCAATCCTTACAGGTGGTTGCCCTTAATCTTTCTACTGCCTACAAAAAATTTTTTGAGAAACGGGCGCTGTCACCCCGTTTCAAGTCAAAGCATGGTCGGCAGTCTTTAAGTTATCCTGCTAACGTTAAGTTGGAGGGGGATTACATCAAAATACCGGGAAAAATTGGATTGATTTATTGCCGTCGTCATCGGGAACTTGAAGGGACAATCAAAACAGTTACTCTCTCCAAAAATCCTGACTGCAAATACTATGCTTCAGTGTTAGTGGATGACGGGAAGGATGCCATTAGCCCATCGGTTGAGGGTAAAGCTATTGGGATTGATGTTGGACTAACTCATTTTGCCATTACTAGCGATGGGTCTAAGTACGACAACCCTCGCCATTTTGCCAAGCATCAGAACAACCTCAAACGCAAACAAAAAAAGCTATCCCGCAAACAAAAAGGGAGTCAGAACCGGATTAAAGCGAAGCAAAAAGTAGCTAAGGTTCATAGTAAGATAGCCCGATGTCGTGAGGATTTTCTACACAAGCTATCCCGCAAGATAGTTAACGAAAACCAAGTGATTGCTGTAGAGAATCTGAACGTCAAAGGGATGGTAAAAAACCCTAAACTAGCCAAGGCAATTAGTGATGTGGGTTGGGGGATGTTTACCACAATGCTGAAATACAAAGCCGAGTGGGAGGGGAAAACTTATATTGAAGTTGACCGCTTTTTTGCGTCTTCAAAAACTTGTCACGTTTGCCTTAATCGAGTAGATAGTTTAGCGTTAGAGATTCGGCAATGGGAATGTCAAAATTGTGGCACTCACCATGACCGTGATCTCAATGCAGCGCAAAACATTAAAAATGAAGCCTTGCGGATATTGTCGTTGGGAACCAGCGATACGGCCTGGGGAGGGAACGTAAGACAACCTGGCAAGATTTCGGTTTTGCTAGATGCTGTTCCCATTGAATCAGGAAGCCCCATCCTCGCGCCTAGGCAGGGTGGGGTAGTTCACGATGGTAAGTCTAGGGGAAATATACAAATCATGGTTAAGGTAGGGTCATGA
- a CDS encoding response regulator, with protein MTTILIVDDSQTQRHILSDLLGQHKFTIWTAANGLEAIKQIRQQQPDLIVLDLIMPQLNGYELCRLLKTNPSTRDIPIIICSAKGTNVDRYWGLKQGADAYIAKPFHAHELVETIQQLLAESSSMGLLGT; from the coding sequence ATGACCACCATTCTGATTGTTGATGATAGTCAAACACAACGACATATTCTGTCAGACTTATTAGGGCAACATAAGTTTACAATTTGGACAGCCGCCAATGGTTTGGAAGCCATTAAACAAATTCGTCAACAACAGCCAGATTTAATTGTGTTGGATCTGATTATGCCCCAACTGAATGGTTATGAGTTGTGTCGTCTGCTCAAAACCAACCCCTCCACCCGTGACATCCCTATTATTATCTGTTCCGCCAAGGGAACCAATGTGGATCGTTATTGGGGACTCAAACAAGGGGCGGATGCCTATATTGCTAAACCGTTCCATGCTCATGAGTTGGTGGAAACCATTCAACAACTGTTAGCCGAAAGTAGTTCTATGGGATTGTTAGGGACTTAG